In the Clostridium gelidum genome, TTAGATCAGCTTGAGTTCTATCAAAAAGATGTAGGTAATACTCCTCAAACTTATCTATGTATTCCCATGCAGTACCTCCAAATTTAGATTTCCAATTTGTAGGTAGTTCATTATTTACTGCTTCTTTAAAAATATAGAATTCCTTATATTTTTCTTCACCGTCTAATGCTTTTTTGAACCAATTATGTTCAGTTGATGTATGATTAAAAACCATATCCAACATAATATATATATTTCTTGCTTTAGCTTCCACAACTAATTTTTCAAAGTCTTCTAACGTCCCAAAGCTTGGATCTATATTGTAATAATCAGCAATATCATATCCATTATCTACTTGAGGTGAAGGATAGAAAGGAGTAATCCATATATAATCTATACCTAAATTTTTTAAATAATCTAATTTTTCTATTACTCCGTTTAAATCTCCAAATCCATCACCGTTTGTATCATAAAATGATTTAGGATATATTTGATAAACAGTACTTTTCTTAAAATCCTTCATGGTATTCTATCCTTTCATTTTCTCTATTTAATTGATTTTCTTTTTCCTATAATTACAGTAAGAACAAATGGTACAACTATAGCCACAATCATACATATTGAAAATATCACCATAAATGCTGGTTTAATTGATAATATACCTGGAAGACCTCCAACACCAATTGAATTTGCCATTACCCCACTACCAACTGAAATTATTGCTGCTATTGCTGATCCTACCATTCCACAGAAAAATGGGAAACCATGTTTTAAATTAACACCAAACATTGCAGGTTCTGTTACTCCAAGATAAGCTGAAATACAAGCTGGTATGTTTATTTGCTTTGCTTCTTCATTTTTTCTTTGTAAATATATCATTGCGAGTACTGCTGAACCTTGTGCAATATTAGATAAAGCTATCATTGGCCAAAGTGATGTTCCTCCAAATTGTGCCATTAATTGAAGATCTATTGCATTTGTCATATGATGAAGTCCTGTAATAACTAATGGTGCATATAAGAATCCAAAAATTGCTGCAAAAATCATTCCAAATGATGATGTTAATCCAACATATACTACTTTTGAAATTACTGAACCAATTGCCCAACCTATAGGTCCCACTACTACATGCGCTATTAAAACAGCTGGTACTAATGCAAAAAATGGTACAATTATCATTGATATTGATGGTGGACTTATTTTTCTCATTCCTTTTTCAAGGAATACTAATACGAAACCTGCCAATATTGCTGGTATAACTTGTGCTTGATATCCAATCATGTTTACATGTGCAAATCCAAAATCCCAGAAAGGAATCTTTTCAGCACCTGCTACTGAATAAGCATTTAAAAGTTGTGGTGAAACTAACGTAATACCTAGTACTATACCAAGAATTTGGGTTGTCCCCATTTTCTTTGTTATTGACCATGTTATTCCAACCGGTAAGAAGTGGAATACTGCTTCTCCAATTAACCATAAGAAACTATTTGTTCCAGCCCAAAACTGCGATACTTCTACCAAGGATTTTGTTCCATCTTCTAACAATTTCATATCTCCAATAATATTCCTAAATCCTAAAATTAATCCTCCAACAATAATAGCTGGAATAAGTGGTGAGAATATTTCTGATATATTAGCCATAAGTTTTTGCATAAAAGTCATATTATTTTTAGCTACTTCTTTTACTGCATCTTTACTTACACCATCTACTCCTGATATTTTTATAAAATCATTATAGAAATCTGATACCTCATTTCCAATAATAACTTGAAATTGTCCTGCTTGCGTAAATGTACCTTTAACACTTTTTAACTTTTCAATTGCATCTTTATCAGCCTTGCTTGGATCATTTAATACAAATCTCATTCTAGTAACACAATGCGTAACTGCTGATATGTTTTCACTTCCACCAACAAACTTTAATAGTTCTTTAGAATCACTTTCAAATCTTCCCATTAATAAAACCTCCTAAAATTCATTTTGTTACTTTATAAATAATTTCCTAGATTATGATGCAGATCTGCTTTACTTATTAATTTAATAATATTTTCTTACTTAGTTTCTAAATTTAATTTAACATTTAAATGTTTACATCCTTATTTTAATTTATTGTGAACATATAGTCAATACTTTTATAATAATTTGTTTAAACAAATTATTATAATGTTGTTCAAATCTTGTAAGCAAAGCATTTCATCAACATATTATTATATAAAATTTGTTTAAACATATTCTGTTTATGTTCAAAATGTGTTTATATAGTAATATTCTTCTAAATATTTTCTAATTAGCAACGTAAGATAAAATCTATACAGAATTTTTTAAATAACTTAATTTAGAATTCTACTTTTTAATTACATTTCCACTTTAAAGATGTATATCTCAAAGTAGAAATAAAGGGTACCTTTTATTTCGACGGCCTCTACACATAAGTGTAATCTAGAACTTTGTTTACATATTCAGTTAACTTCTTTGTAAAAATAAAGTATAATATATTCATTAAAGATAATTAAGGGAGTGTTTTTTTTGCCCAACGTAAAATTTAAAGATATATATCACACATTAAAAGCCAATATAGATAATGGAAAATATGATATTTCCATGATGCTTCCTACAGAAATGGAACTAATAGGAAAATTTAATTGTAGTAGAAATACTGTTAGAAGAGCTATTGGTGAGTTAAGTAAGGATGGCTATGTTGAAAGTGTTAAAGGTAAGGGAGTTATTATATTAGAAAGTAGAGAATCAATAGAACTTCCTATTGGAAATTTATTAGGCTTACAAGAATTGCACTTAAAAAAGAAATTCACTACTAGTGTTGTAAATTTTTCAAGAATAACCATAGATGAATCTTTGTCAAAAAAAACTGCTTTAAAGTTAAATACTGAAGTATATCATCTTCATAGAATAAGATTTTTTGATAATGAACCTATAATTCTTGATGTAAATTACTTTAGTGCAGAAGTTGTAAAAGATTTGACCATAGAAATAGCTCAAAATTCTGTATATGAGTATATTGAAAAAGAACTACATACAAAAATTCTTGCTTCAAAAAAGGTTATTGTGGTTGAGCATGCAAATGAATTAGATAAAAGCTTTTTAGATTTAGGAACATTTGATTGTGTTGCTGTTGTAAAAACATATGCTTATACTGATTCTGGTAAGCTTTTTGAATATACTGAATCTCGGCATAGACCAGATAAATTTGTATTCGTCGAGTCTTCATCTATGAGAAAAATTGAATAGTTGTAATTTCAAAAGCTTACTAGACGTTATTTTAGTAAGCTTTACTAATAAATATAATCATAAATACTATAAGTAGATTGTCCATATAAGATTTCTATAGAACCTTTTCATAAAAATTGATATTATTTTTTATAATGCATTCCTTTATCAATAAAGTTAAATAGTTTTTGAAATTAAAAGAATATAATGAAATATGAAGTAGCTTAGTACTAATAATCACCCTAAGATATTTAAGCAATAAAAAGTCAGGCATACAAAATTCAAATTGTATACCTGACTTTTTAATAGATTAAAGAAAAACGTAACTATTAGAAAATTATTCATTTAAGTCTACATAAACTCCACTTTTAGAATAAACCGTTGATTCACAAATATTTGTTACATGATCGCCTATTCTCTCTAAGTATTTTATTACAAATAAAAGTCTAATTCCCTTTTCAGTTAAACTCTCATCCAATTTCATTTCACTAACGAATTTGGCAAATAAATCTTTATAAAACGAATCTATCTCATCATCCTTAAGGCAAATCTTATATGCCATATCATCATCATCATTAATATATGAATTTATAGCGAGGCCTATCATGGACCTTACCTTTTCTTCCATTTCCCATAAAGCATCTAAACTTTTCTTAAATAACTTTATATCTTCACCTATCTTTTTTGTTATTTTGCATATATCAACTGCATGATCTGCCATTCTTTCTAAATCTGTAACTATTTTTGAAGCTGTCATTATCTTTCTTAAATCCGTTGCTAAAGGTTGTTCTGATGCAATATACTTAATGCATTGTTCTTCTATTACCTTTTGCATATCATCAACTTTATCATCATTATTTATAATCTTATTTGCTAATTCTATATCATAATTCTTCAAACTAAGCATGCTTTGATATATTTGTTTTTCTACTAAGCTAGCCATAGTTACTAATTCTCTATGTATATTTTTAACCTTAATATCCTGTGATCCTCTTGTCATTCTAACCTTGCCCCTCTCTAGCCAAATCTACTATATTACAGATATAATTCCTGTATATTTTTTTATATTACATCAATGTAAACGTTATGTCAATAACACATAACTATTATCATTCAAAATTTCGTTCTAAATAAATCGAGAATAAAAATTAATATTCTTCATTTAAATTCTATACTATATGGTTCTTACAAAAAATGTCCTGTAAAAAAATTAAGCTGTTTCAAAATAGAAATTATCTTTCTATTTTGAGACAGCTTAATTTTTTATCATATCTCCATAGATACCTGCATTCAAATTTACACTTATCATTAGTATTATATTCAATTTAGAAGGGTTTTACACATTAACACGATTTCTATTCATTTAAATCTACATAAACTCCCGTTTTAGAGAAAATAGTCCACTCACATATATTAGTTACATGATCTCCTATTCTTTCTAAATACTTTATGACAAATAACAATTGAGTCCCTTTATGAATTGAATTTTCATCTACTTTGATTGCATCAATTAATGCAGCAAATAAAGACTTGTAAAATGCATCTATTTCATCATCTTTCTCACAAATCCTATACGCCATTTCTTCATCTTCATTAATATATGAATCTATAGATGCTTTAATCATAGATCTGACTTTTTTATCCATTTCCCATAATTCATCTGAACTTCCACCAAATGATTTTACCTTCTCACCTAAGCGCTTTGTTATCTTGCATATATCTACTGCATGATCTGCCATTCTTTCTAAATCTGTTACTATCTTTGAAGCAGTAAATACTCTTCTTAAATCTGTTGCCAGTGGTTGTTCTGTCGCAATAAATTTAATACATTCCTCTTCTATTGTTTTTTGCATTTCATCAACTTTATCATCATCTTTAATAACTTTATTAGCTTTTTCTACATCGTAATTTTTCAGACTAACCATACTCTCATATATTTGTTTTTCTACTAAACTCGACATATTTAACAATTCTCTATTTATAATTTTTACCCTTGCATCTTGAGATCCTCTTGTCATAATACTAACACTCCTTTTTAGCCAAATCTACCCGTAATATAATCTTCTGTTCTTTTATCTCTTGGATTATAAAATATATCTTCCGTTTTTCCATATTCAATAACTTCACCATTTAAGAAGAAGGCAGTTTTATCAGCTATTCTTCCTGCTTGTTGCATATTATGCGTTACTATTATTACTGTATACTTCTTTTTAAGTTCATCCATAAGTTCTTCCATTTTACCCGTCGAAATAGGGTCTAATGCTGATGTTGGTTCATCCATTAAAATTACTTCTGGTGAAACTGCTAGTGTTCTAGCAATACATAATCTTTGTTGCTGTCCACCTGACATTCCAAGAGCACTTGACTTTAATCTATCTTTAGCCTCATCCCAAAGTGCTGCTCCTTTTAAACTCTTTTCTACAATTTCATCTAAAACCTTTTTATTTTTTGTCCCATGTATTCTAGCTCCATATGCAATGTTATCATAAATAGACATTGGAAATGGATTTGGTCTTTGAAATACCATACCTATTCTTTTTCTTAAAGATATCTCATCATAATCTTTATATATATCCTTATCTTCAAAAAAAACTTCACCTGTTATTCTTACAATTTCAATTAAATCATTCATTCTATTTAAAGTTCTTAAGAAAGTTGATTTTCCACAACCAGAAGGTCCAATAAGTGCTGTAACCTCATTTTTATTTATAGACATATTTATATTTTTAAGAGCTTGATTATCTGCATAATATAAACATAAGTCTTTAGTTTCTATAATATTCATAATTCTACCTACTTCCCACTATAAGATTTCATTAATCTATTTCCAAGTAACCTTGCGCCTATATTAAATAATAGAACTGCTATTATAAGTACTGCTGCTGTTCCATTTGCAATTGCTGCTGCATCAGGTACTATTCCCTCTGAGTTTAACTTCCATATATGAACTGCTAAGGTTTCTGATGGTCTGAAAAGTGAAAATGGTGAACTGTTCCCAGTTAAACTTATTGAATTAAAGTCTAAATTTTTTGAACTTAATCCTGCAGTATACAAGAATGCTGCTGCTTCACCAAATATCCTTCCAGCTGCGAGTATTATACCTGTTAATACTTCACCCATGGCTGTTGGTACTGTAAGTTTGGCTAAAGTTTGCCATCTAGTTGCCCCAAGGCCAAGTGAAGCTTCTTTTACTCTTTTACTTGCTGCTACTATAGCATTTTCAGAAATTCTAGTCATAGATGGTATATTTAATATACTTACTGATAAAGCTCCTGCAAGTATTGAGTATCCCCATCCTGCCATATTAACAAAAACTAGTAATCCAAACATACCTATAACAATAGATGGAAGTGAAGACATTGTTTCAAGAGACATTCTTATAAATCTAAGAACAGGCCCTTCCTTTGCATACTCAGCTAAATAGATACCTGCTCCAATTCCAATTGGAACTGTAACTATTAAAGAAACAACTAACATGTAAAATGAATTGAACAATTGTGGTCCAATTCCACCACCAGCTCCTGTTAATTTAGGTTTACCAAATATGAATGAAGGCTTTAGCATACTGCCGCCTTTATATAAAATGTATAAGATAAATGCACCGAGTAATAATACTACGAAGATACTTATTATATAAAATATAATCGTTGCAATCTTATCAACTTTTTTTGCATCCATTATGCTTCACTCCTTTTTTCAATCATTCTAACTATAACTATAAAGACAAAGGAAATTATGAGCAAAATCAATGCCAAAGTCCATAGTGCATCATTCCATGCTGTTCCAGAAACTGTATTAGCCATGTCCATAGTTATAATACTTGTGAGTGTAGACATTGAAGAAAAAATTCCATCTGGTATTTTCACAGTATTACCAATAACCATTTGTACTGCTAATGCTTCTCCAAAAGCTCTTGCTATACCAAGGACAACACCTGTAAGTATTCC is a window encoding:
- the phoU gene encoding phosphate signaling complex protein PhoU, with the translated sequence MTRGSQDIKVKNIHRELVTMASLVEKQIYQSMLSLKNYDIELANKIINNDDKVDDMQKVIEEQCIKYIASEQPLATDLRKIMTASKIVTDLERMADHAVDICKITKKIGEDIKLFKKSLDALWEMEEKVRSMIGLAINSYINDDDDMAYKICLKDDEIDSFYKDLFAKFVSEMKLDESLTEKGIRLLFVIKYLERIGDHVTNICESTVYSKSGVYVDLNE
- the pstB gene encoding phosphate ABC transporter ATP-binding protein PstB; translated protein: MNIIETKDLCLYYADNQALKNINMSINKNEVTALIGPSGCGKSTFLRTLNRMNDLIEIVRITGEVFFEDKDIYKDYDEISLRKRIGMVFQRPNPFPMSIYDNIAYGARIHGTKNKKVLDEIVEKSLKGAALWDEAKDRLKSSALGMSGGQQQRLCIARTLAVSPEVILMDEPTSALDPISTGKMEELMDELKKKYTVIIVTHNMQQAGRIADKTAFFLNGEVIEYGKTEDIFYNPRDKRTEDYITGRFG
- the treP gene encoding PTS system trehalose-specific EIIBC component; translation: MGRFESDSKELLKFVGGSENISAVTHCVTRMRFVLNDPSKADKDAIEKLKSVKGTFTQAGQFQVIIGNEVSDFYNDFIKISGVDGVSKDAVKEVAKNNMTFMQKLMANISEIFSPLIPAIIVGGLILGFRNIIGDMKLLEDGTKSLVEVSQFWAGTNSFLWLIGEAVFHFLPVGITWSITKKMGTTQILGIVLGITLVSPQLLNAYSVAGAEKIPFWDFGFAHVNMIGYQAQVIPAILAGFVLVFLEKGMRKISPPSISMIIVPFFALVPAVLIAHVVVGPIGWAIGSVISKVVYVGLTSSFGMIFAAIFGFLYAPLVITGLHHMTNAIDLQLMAQFGGTSLWPMIALSNIAQGSAVLAMIYLQRKNEEAKQINIPACISAYLGVTEPAMFGVNLKHGFPFFCGMVGSAIAAIISVGSGVMANSIGVGGLPGILSIKPAFMVIFSICMIVAIVVPFVLTVIIGKRKSIK
- a CDS encoding UTRA domain-containing protein, giving the protein MFFLPNVKFKDIYHTLKANIDNGKYDISMMLPTEMELIGKFNCSRNTVRRAIGELSKDGYVESVKGKGVIILESRESIELPIGNLLGLQELHLKKKFTTSVVNFSRITIDESLSKKTALKLNTEVYHLHRIRFFDNEPIILDVNYFSAEVVKDLTIEIAQNSVYEYIEKELHTKILASKKVIVVEHANELDKSFLDLGTFDCVAVVKTYAYTDSGKLFEYTESRHRPDKFVFVESSSMRKIE
- the pstA gene encoding phosphate ABC transporter permease PstA; translation: MDAKKVDKIATIIFYIISIFVVLLLGAFILYILYKGGSMLKPSFIFGKPKLTGAGGGIGPQLFNSFYMLVVSLIVTVPIGIGAGIYLAEYAKEGPVLRFIRMSLETMSSLPSIVIGMFGLLVFVNMAGWGYSILAGALSVSILNIPSMTRISENAIVAASKRVKEASLGLGATRWQTLAKLTVPTAMGEVLTGIILAAGRIFGEAAAFLYTAGLSSKNLDFNSISLTGNSSPFSLFRPSETLAVHIWKLNSEGIVPDAAAIANGTAAVLIIAVLLFNIGARLLGNRLMKSYSGK
- the phoU gene encoding phosphate signaling complex protein PhoU → MTRGSQDARVKIINRELLNMSSLVEKQIYESMVSLKNYDVEKANKVIKDDDKVDEMQKTIEEECIKFIATEQPLATDLRRVFTASKIVTDLERMADHAVDICKITKRLGEKVKSFGGSSDELWEMDKKVRSMIKASIDSYINEDEEMAYRICEKDDEIDAFYKSLFAALIDAIKVDENSIHKGTQLLFVIKYLERIGDHVTNICEWTIFSKTGVYVDLNE